A stretch of Bacillus pseudomycoides DNA encodes these proteins:
- a CDS encoding DUF4097 family beta strand repeat-containing protein, which produces MKKILLVAVACIIIGVIGISQTYTKAVDAAEKGDKEKVIKNEAIKNVEIDLDAGDVTVQKGNDSSFYVKQSGDIAKQKVNIDEQGDTLKIQGKVKKGPSFDFSFLSFGLKTPGITIVVPERSYQEIKVSSSAGEITINDVKSERVEATTFGGDVEIERVTAKKVEGSSKAGEVKMKKVSGKVVAKTAGGDVDIVDHDPKYDLEASSTAGEVDIRLLQKPQDATISGKTFAGDVRIFKEEDRNVTLGNGSVKISGQTSAGDVTIESN; this is translated from the coding sequence ATGAAAAAAATATTGTTAGTAGCTGTCGCTTGTATCATCATTGGAGTTATTGGTATATCACAAACATATACAAAAGCAGTAGATGCTGCGGAAAAGGGAGATAAAGAAAAGGTTATTAAAAATGAAGCAATCAAAAATGTAGAAATTGATTTGGATGCTGGGGATGTTACGGTTCAAAAAGGAAATGATTCTTCTTTTTATGTAAAACAATCAGGGGATATTGCAAAACAAAAAGTGAATATTGATGAACAAGGGGACACATTAAAAATTCAAGGTAAGGTAAAAAAAGGCCCTTCATTCGATTTTTCATTTTTATCTTTCGGATTGAAAACACCAGGAATAACAATTGTTGTTCCGGAACGTTCCTATCAAGAAATAAAAGTAAGTTCTTCTGCAGGTGAGATAACAATAAATGATGTTAAAAGTGAACGAGTAGAAGCAACAACGTTTGGTGGAGATGTAGAAATAGAGAGAGTGACAGCGAAGAAAGTAGAAGGATCTTCAAAAGCAGGAGAAGTTAAAATGAAAAAGGTAAGTGGAAAAGTTGTAGCGAAGACAGCAGGTGGAGATGTAGATATTGTAGATCATGATCCTAAATATGATTTAGAAGCGAGTTCAACTGCAGGAGAAGTTGATATTCGATTACTTCAGAAACCTCAAGATGCGACTATAAGCGGGAAAACATTTGCAGGAGACGTGAGGATTTTTAAAGAAGAAGATAGAAATGTAACACTAGGAAATGGTAGTGTGAAAATTAGCGGACAAACATCTGCAGGAGACGTTACAATTGAATCGAATTAA
- a CDS encoding DUF1700 domain-containing protein has protein sequence MNKEQFLRELSGHLRKLPEEERQDILYDYEEHFQFGLEEGKTEAEIIKGLGSPKAIAKEMLAVYRFDEMKKDPSASNITRAVMAAIGLSLLNFIIVLGPLVAVASFIFSLWVGGVASVVAPLLVVIKILTGTFLWLDIFVSITFVGVGLLLCIVAYYGTKGFKKICVGYVNWNLKMIRGE, from the coding sequence ATGAACAAAGAACAATTTCTTCGAGAATTATCGGGACATCTTAGAAAGCTACCAGAAGAAGAAAGACAAGATATCTTATACGATTATGAGGAGCATTTTCAGTTTGGATTAGAGGAAGGGAAGACAGAAGCAGAAATTATAAAAGGGCTTGGATCGCCAAAAGCTATTGCGAAGGAGATGTTGGCAGTATATCGTTTTGATGAGATGAAAAAAGATCCGTCTGCTTCGAATATAACAAGAGCTGTCATGGCGGCAATTGGTCTTAGTTTATTAAACTTTATTATTGTATTAGGTCCTTTAGTTGCAGTCGCGAGTTTCATATTCTCACTTTGGGTTGGAGGTGTTGCCTCGGTTGTGGCGCCGCTGCTAGTAGTGATTAAGATACTAACAGGTACTTTCTTATGGCTCGATATATTTGTTTCTATTACATTTGTTGGGGTGGGATTGTTGTTATGTATAGTTGCTTACTATGGTACAAAAGGGTTTAAAAAAATTTGTGTGGGCTATGTCAATTGGAATCTCAAAATGATTAGAGGGGAATAG
- a CDS encoding PadR family transcriptional regulator, which translates to MNVQFKKGVLELCVLALVKRKDCYGYELVQQISNKFLISEGSVYPLLRRLTKEGYFQTYLKESTEGPPRKYYQLTNQGEEQLHLLVTEWRDFAKGVQEIIEEV; encoded by the coding sequence TTGAACGTCCAGTTTAAAAAAGGTGTGCTAGAACTATGTGTACTGGCACTTGTCAAACGAAAAGATTGCTACGGTTATGAGCTCGTTCAGCAAATATCCAATAAATTTTTAATCTCAGAAGGATCAGTATACCCGTTGTTACGTCGTTTAACAAAAGAGGGTTACTTTCAAACGTATTTAAAAGAATCAACAGAAGGACCACCGCGTAAATATTATCAATTAACAAATCAAGGAGAAGAGCAACTCCATTTACTTGTAACGGAGTGGCGTGATTTTGCTAAAGGAGTACAAGAAATTATTGAAGAGGTGTAA
- a CDS encoding pyruvate kinase: MTIDRICTIGPASNNEETLSQLIKNGMSIVRLNLSHGSHESHQEIIHLVKSLDDSIKILGDLQGPKIRLGVIKEEQITLQAGDAFVLYTHLVEGSKEGVGVDYTGIANDVKVGNRILINDGQVELVVEKVSIEKIETRVKIGGDIASHKGVNLPGVNVSLPAITEKDKKDIQFLLGEGADFIACSFVRKPSHIKEIRNFIQQQKATSPSLIAKIETMEAIENFQDICKEVDGIMIARGDLGVELPYQIIPLLQKMMIHECNRANIYVITATQMLQSMVDHSIPTRAEVTDVFQAVLDGTNAVMLSAESASGGHPVESIKTLRLVSEFAEHVKKDGPFVMKDVLALLHKSI, translated from the coding sequence ATGACAATTGATCGAATTTGTACAATTGGACCAGCCAGCAACAATGAAGAGACATTATCTCAGTTAATAAAAAATGGTATGAGCATTGTTCGGTTAAATTTATCTCATGGTTCACATGAGAGTCACCAAGAAATAATTCATTTAGTGAAATCTTTAGATGATTCCATTAAAATTTTAGGTGATTTACAAGGTCCTAAAATAAGATTGGGTGTAATTAAGGAAGAACAAATTACACTTCAAGCGGGAGATGCTTTTGTATTATATACTCATTTAGTTGAAGGGAGTAAAGAAGGGGTCGGTGTTGATTATACTGGGATTGCTAATGATGTGAAAGTTGGAAATAGAATTCTTATCAATGATGGACAAGTTGAATTAGTTGTTGAAAAGGTAAGTATAGAAAAAATAGAAACGAGAGTAAAAATAGGTGGCGATATCGCTTCGCATAAAGGGGTGAATTTACCAGGTGTAAACGTTAGCTTGCCGGCTATTACGGAGAAAGATAAAAAAGATATTCAGTTTCTTTTAGGGGAAGGTGCGGACTTTATTGCGTGTTCATTTGTTCGAAAACCTTCTCATATAAAGGAAATTCGAAACTTTATACAGCAACAAAAAGCAACTTCTCCCAGTTTAATTGCAAAAATTGAAACGATGGAAGCTATCGAAAATTTTCAAGATATATGCAAAGAAGTTGATGGGATTATGATTGCAAGGGGAGATTTAGGTGTGGAACTGCCGTATCAAATTATCCCACTTTTACAAAAAATGATGATTCATGAATGTAATCGAGCAAATATATATGTGATTACAGCAACACAAATGCTTCAATCTATGGTGGATCACTCTATTCCTACAAGAGCTGAGGTGACGGATGTATTTCAGGCTGTATTGGATGGAACAAATGCCGTTATGCTTTCTGCTGAAAGCGCATCGGGTGGTCATCCAGTTGAAAGTATTAAAACATTGCGTCTCGTTTCTGAATTTGCTGAACATGTAAAAAAAGATGGTCCTTTTGTTATGAAGGATGTGTTGGCATTATTACATAAATCTATTTAG
- a CDS encoding DUF2935 domain-containing protein, whose product MTNGQQKTIPGHFVMDTQRAMLLPPELKAAPSESLTEQLFIERSLTENRFWLRIMKEHALFLSEGFNRKDKNLIQQVEQFFQLFDRHLQKAFSIPQTVQAVRQLNEESIQLVYAFRNYKRNLLILIINCKVSGFNFPLLVDHIAREAEYFIRTLQKFNEGKMDPIQDAIISENVFWLRIMMEHSRFIASLLDQSERNLVHTASKFGDDFEVLLGQARDVESMLYQKQPTYPIIGKLNKDSENATVELRNFKKAGLELIQTCQIKSVINPLLADHVVREAEHFLFMIHVLEERLKQKQMPQSPE is encoded by the coding sequence ATGACTAATGGACAACAAAAAACTATTCCTGGTCATTTTGTCATGGATACACAGCGGGCTATGTTGCTTCCGCCGGAATTGAAAGCTGCGCCTTCAGAATCATTAACAGAACAGTTGTTTATCGAAAGATCCTTAACTGAAAATCGATTTTGGTTGCGGATTATGAAGGAACATGCCCTTTTTCTTAGTGAAGGATTTAATCGAAAAGATAAAAACCTTATTCAGCAAGTAGAACAATTTTTTCAGCTTTTTGATCGACATTTACAAAAAGCATTCTCTATTCCTCAAACTGTTCAAGCGGTCAGGCAGTTAAACGAAGAAAGTATTCAGCTTGTTTATGCGTTTCGTAATTATAAAAGAAACCTTTTAATATTAATTATTAATTGTAAGGTAAGTGGTTTCAATTTTCCATTATTAGTAGATCATATTGCACGAGAAGCGGAATATTTTATAAGAACACTTCAGAAATTTAATGAAGGAAAAATGGATCCAATTCAAGATGCGATAATTAGTGAAAATGTGTTTTGGCTAAGAATTATGATGGAGCACTCTCGTTTTATTGCCTCGCTGCTTGATCAATCAGAACGAAATTTAGTGCATACTGCTTCGAAATTTGGTGATGATTTTGAAGTTCTTCTTGGTCAAGCGAGAGATGTTGAATCTATGTTATATCAGAAACAACCAACGTATCCGATTATTGGAAAATTAAATAAAGATAGTGAAAACGCTACAGTTGAATTGAGGAATTTCAAAAAAGCTGGATTAGAGCTTATTCAAACATGTCAAATTAAAAGCGTAATTAATCCGTTATTAGCCGATCATGTTGTACGGGAAGCGGAGCATTTCTTATTTATGATTCATGTGTTGGAAGAAAGATTGAAACAAAAACAAATGCCGCAATCGCCGGAATGA
- a CDS encoding YmaF family protein, with amino-acid sequence MNRVGKVDFVSGFVPNHNHGSVDYTSVEAGHVHQCLDVTSPPISAQDGGHIHYTEGYVVFEDGHTHYYKAHSGPAIPVGNGMHVHYYDFYTTEDNGHKHRIRGVDQPAPGNK; translated from the coding sequence ATGAACAGGGTAGGAAAAGTTGATTTTGTTTCAGGGTTTGTACCTAATCATAATCATGGGTCTGTTGATTATACATCTGTCGAGGCAGGTCATGTACATCAATGCTTAGATGTAACTTCTCCACCAATTTCGGCGCAAGATGGGGGACATATACACTATACAGAAGGATATGTAGTATTCGAAGATGGACATACGCATTATTATAAGGCGCACTCAGGGCCAGCTATTCCAGTTGGAAATGGAATGCATGTCCATTATTATGATTTTTATACAACAGAAGATAATGGGCATAAACATCGTATTAGAGGGGTGGATCAGCCTGCCCCAGGTAATAAATAA
- a CDS encoding small acid-soluble spore protein H yields MNKQRAQEIAASPIMANVTYNGVPIYIQNVDENNETARIYPLNRPQNEQEIPLSNLIEH; encoded by the coding sequence ATGAACAAACAACGGGCACAAGAGATTGCAGCTTCACCGATTATGGCTAATGTAACCTATAATGGAGTTCCAATTTATATTCAAAATGTGGATGAAAATAATGAAACAGCTAGAATTTATCCCCTTAACAGGCCTCAAAATGAGCAAGAAATTCCTTTATCCAACTTAATAGAACATTAA
- a CDS encoding MoxR family ATPase, producing MTQLHSLHPVVEKIINNIEKVIVGKRKEITLTLTALLTEGHLLLEDVPGVGKTMMVQALAKSIDADFKRIQFTPDLLPSDVTGVSIYNPKEYQFEFMAGPIIGNIVLADEINRTSPKTQSALLESMEEGNLTVDGITRPLPKPFFVIATQNPIEYEGTYPLPEAQLDRFLLKLKMGYPTPEEEFEILNRTEKTKPISHLQPVITVEELLHLQQNVRAIYTDKAIKHYIVKIVNQTRSYNSVQLGASPRGSIALMKAAQAYALINGRDFVIPDDVKCLAPYVLAHRLILKIETKFEGITPESVIIKIIARTPVPAQKAKNS from the coding sequence ATGACACAACTCCATTCTTTGCATCCAGTTGTAGAAAAGATAATCAATAATATTGAAAAAGTGATTGTCGGAAAGCGGAAGGAAATCACTCTTACCTTGACAGCCCTCTTAACTGAAGGCCATTTACTATTAGAAGATGTGCCAGGTGTCGGGAAAACAATGATGGTACAGGCCCTTGCAAAATCCATAGATGCAGATTTCAAACGGATTCAATTCACTCCTGATTTACTGCCATCAGATGTAACAGGTGTTTCTATTTATAATCCGAAAGAATATCAATTTGAATTTATGGCAGGACCTATTATAGGAAATATCGTGCTTGCTGATGAAATTAACCGTACATCACCGAAAACACAGTCAGCCTTGCTTGAAAGTATGGAGGAAGGCAATTTAACAGTAGATGGTATAACAAGACCTTTACCAAAACCATTTTTTGTAATCGCTACACAAAATCCAATTGAGTATGAAGGAACGTATCCTTTACCAGAGGCTCAGCTCGACCGTTTCTTACTAAAACTAAAAATGGGCTATCCCACACCGGAAGAAGAATTTGAAATTTTAAATCGGACAGAAAAAACAAAGCCTATCTCTCATTTACAACCCGTTATTACAGTAGAAGAATTACTACACTTACAACAAAACGTACGGGCAATATATACGGACAAGGCCATCAAACACTACATCGTAAAAATCGTTAATCAAACCCGATCTTATAATTCCGTACAGCTAGGGGCTAGCCCCCGTGGCTCCATTGCTTTGATGAAGGCTGCACAAGCTTATGCGCTCATAAATGGCAGAGATTTTGTCATTCCAGATGATGTTAAATGTTTAGCTCCATATGTTTTAGCCCATAGACTCATTTTAAAAATAGAGACGAAATTTGAAGGGATAACACCAGAAAGCGTTATCATAAAAATTATCGCCCGGACTCCAGTTCCGGCTCAAAAGGCGAAAAACTCCTAA
- a CDS encoding DUF58 domain-containing protein, with the protein MKRLLRNGRHARKLSLLALFIALTFVYTMLQGEFVSWFLFYTFIPFGLYSLLLPFYALWNAEVKRITNQKEFTAGQQFLCTITIKRKIPFPLLYLIVEEVLPLEFKTRKQSKNAKVLLFPGFKRNISYQYVIDAIPRGEHTFSSVRVKTGDVFGIIEKETIFSVPDRFLVYPQYVDITYRQLENDFEQGTLSSNVNVARDATVSSGVRDYKPGDRFSWIDWKATARKNKIMTKEFEQQRSHDAVIFMDRTPSPLFELVVTFTASLVRSILKQDSQASFISAGKEQTILPLHHGATQFQQIFHHLAKVQADNMFPLSQTVEIELKKIYQPVTFVLVTSNLSPDIQKVAESIALKGSKLMIFVIKEKVHQFSNLELSLLETLRKQKVFVKAVYENHYTNVFFEVNK; encoded by the coding sequence ATGAAACGGCTACTACGAAATGGTCGTCACGCCAGGAAGTTATCATTGCTTGCTTTATTCATCGCTTTAACATTTGTATACACCATGTTACAAGGAGAATTTGTAAGCTGGTTTCTATTTTACACTTTTATTCCCTTCGGTCTTTACTCATTGTTGTTACCCTTTTACGCCTTGTGGAACGCCGAGGTGAAGCGCATAACAAATCAAAAGGAGTTCACAGCAGGACAGCAGTTCTTATGCACTATTACAATAAAACGAAAAATCCCCTTTCCCTTGCTTTATTTAATTGTAGAAGAAGTGCTACCCCTGGAATTCAAAACTCGCAAACAATCAAAAAATGCAAAAGTGTTATTATTTCCAGGATTCAAGCGAAATATTTCATATCAATATGTAATCGACGCAATCCCAAGAGGAGAACACACCTTTTCGAGTGTGCGTGTAAAAACTGGTGATGTATTCGGGATTATCGAAAAAGAGACAATCTTTTCAGTTCCCGATAGATTTTTAGTTTATCCCCAATATGTAGACATAACTTATAGACAATTAGAAAACGATTTCGAACAAGGAACACTCTCCTCAAATGTGAATGTAGCAAGAGATGCAACAGTCTCATCTGGCGTCAGAGACTATAAACCTGGTGACCGTTTTTCATGGATCGATTGGAAGGCAACTGCTCGAAAAAACAAGATTATGACGAAAGAGTTTGAACAACAACGAAGTCATGATGCCGTGATTTTTATGGACAGAACCCCCTCTCCCCTTTTCGAATTGGTTGTTACGTTTACAGCTTCTCTCGTGAGGTCTATCTTAAAACAAGATTCACAAGCATCATTCATATCCGCCGGAAAAGAACAAACCATTCTTCCTTTACATCATGGTGCAACACAATTCCAACAAATTTTTCACCATTTAGCAAAAGTACAAGCAGACAATATGTTTCCGCTCTCCCAAACTGTAGAAATAGAGTTAAAGAAAATCTATCAACCAGTAACATTCGTACTTGTAACAAGTAATCTTTCTCCCGATATTCAAAAAGTTGCTGAAAGTATAGCACTGAAAGGCAGTAAGCTGATGATATTTGTCATCAAGGAAAAAGTACATCAATTCTCAAATTTGGAACTAAGCCTACTCGAAACGCTAAGAAAACAAAAAGTATTCGTGAAAGCAGTTTATGAAAATCATTATACAAACGTATTTTTTGAGGTGAACAAATGA
- a CDS encoding DUF4129 domain-containing transglutaminase family protein, whose translation MTILPSNNKWDMSSFLMHIFGFLILLEWLRPLIEITDMVRLNLFTGFIGICFILSFFQTRFQISIKIVVILFMIHSVDYKGSFIHPAWLIEFLSDFFHNISLLFQANWWDLSKSFQTFLFFLVLWFSCFLILYWMIRQKRGLLFLTLTVIYITIFDIFGLYDMNRAIIRTIITGFFMLSLLQIERIKAFENLQKHTKSTLQLLIPLAVSIIFIITVGYFAPKPGPQWSNVDTSLKFDTPSTNKESTINKVGYGIDDSQLGGPFKWDNTAVFTAQVQNSQYWRVETKDFYTGKGWEISDNPKKISFKNKNNVLSWYEQHTKTETAEAIITMQKDSPHLIYPAGLVSVEAASDISFRADPFSEKIDMMKERSSTTLNKYKVTYKAPHFSIENLKAVKTAESLEASSYFIEKYTQLPDSLPKRVKDLAVNLTKDKNNRYDQVLAVESYFANNSFVYETEHVKVPGKDQDYADQFIFDTKSGYCNNFSTSMIVLLRSIGIPARWVKGYTGGTLENKSTNSEYENMYTITNNNAHSWVEVYFPEYGWVPFEPTKGFSNPYNFTHDTSAPTATSPNSETTIPSNEQTPQRNAETKQKKLIEDAEVPSNGKVIDSKKGFSWGYLFLCIISISITSYALFTTRIKWFALFIILSYKYRKGDDVYAKAYDALLKQLERAGIPRNESQTLREYAIHVDNLYNSTDMQKLTLSYENVIYQNHPATSEWSKSIQLWEKLMKKASSSPKSNEFDTFI comes from the coding sequence ATGACCATATTACCTTCAAATAATAAATGGGATATGAGTAGTTTCCTAATGCATATATTTGGTTTTCTCATTTTATTAGAATGGTTGCGGCCACTTATAGAAATTACAGACATGGTGAGATTGAACCTCTTTACAGGATTTATAGGAATTTGCTTCATTCTCTCTTTTTTTCAAACGCGATTCCAAATTTCGATAAAGATTGTAGTCATCTTATTTATGATTCATTCGGTAGATTATAAGGGATCTTTTATCCATCCTGCTTGGTTGATAGAATTCTTATCTGATTTTTTTCACAATATCTCCCTTCTCTTTCAAGCAAATTGGTGGGATCTTTCCAAATCTTTTCAGACCTTTTTATTTTTTTTAGTTCTTTGGTTTTCGTGCTTCCTTATTCTTTATTGGATGATTCGTCAAAAACGAGGTCTTTTATTTCTTACGTTAACCGTTATTTATATTACAATTTTTGATATATTCGGCTTATATGACATGAACAGGGCAATTATTCGTACAATTATAACTGGTTTTTTCATGCTCAGCCTTCTCCAGATTGAACGTATAAAAGCATTCGAGAACTTACAAAAGCATACCAAATCCACACTGCAATTGCTCATTCCGCTTGCGGTATCTATTATATTTATAATAACCGTTGGATATTTCGCTCCCAAACCCGGCCCTCAATGGTCCAATGTTGATACTTCCTTAAAATTCGATACACCTTCAACAAATAAAGAGTCAACAATCAACAAAGTGGGTTACGGTATAGATGACTCTCAATTAGGCGGTCCTTTTAAATGGGATAACACAGCTGTTTTCACAGCGCAAGTGCAAAATAGTCAATATTGGAGAGTTGAAACGAAAGACTTTTATACCGGAAAGGGTTGGGAAATTTCTGATAACCCCAAAAAAATTTCTTTTAAGAATAAAAACAACGTATTGAGTTGGTATGAACAGCATACAAAAACGGAAACTGCCGAAGCGATTATCACCATGCAAAAAGACTCCCCTCACCTTATTTATCCCGCGGGATTAGTATCGGTTGAGGCTGCTTCAGATATATCATTCCGTGCAGATCCCTTTTCGGAAAAAATCGATATGATGAAAGAACGCTCTTCTACTACCTTAAATAAATATAAGGTGACTTATAAGGCTCCTCATTTTTCTATCGAAAACTTAAAAGCTGTAAAAACGGCTGAAAGTCTAGAGGCAAGCTCTTATTTCATAGAAAAATATACTCAACTACCCGACTCATTACCAAAGAGGGTAAAAGACTTAGCGGTAAATCTTACAAAAGATAAAAACAATCGATACGATCAAGTATTAGCTGTTGAAAGCTACTTCGCAAATAATTCTTTTGTATATGAAACAGAACATGTTAAGGTTCCTGGAAAGGATCAAGATTATGCAGATCAATTTATATTTGATACAAAAAGTGGATACTGCAATAATTTTTCAACTTCTATGATTGTTTTACTTCGCTCTATCGGGATTCCAGCACGCTGGGTAAAGGGATATACCGGGGGCACTCTTGAAAACAAATCAACGAATTCAGAGTATGAAAACATGTACACAATCACTAATAACAATGCACATTCTTGGGTTGAAGTATACTTTCCAGAATACGGGTGGGTCCCGTTCGAGCCAACAAAAGGGTTCAGCAACCCATATAACTTTACACACGACACTTCTGCTCCAACTGCCACTTCACCAAATAGCGAAACTACGATACCTAGCAACGAACAAACTCCACAGCGAAATGCAGAAACAAAACAAAAAAAATTAATAGAAGATGCAGAAGTCCCATCCAACGGAAAAGTTATTGATTCCAAAAAAGGATTTTCATGGGGATACTTGTTCCTTTGTATCATATCAATTAGCATAACTAGCTATGCCCTCTTTACTACTAGAATAAAGTGGTTCGCACTTTTTATCATTCTCTCCTATAAATACCGAAAAGGAGATGATGTTTATGCAAAAGCTTATGATGCACTTTTAAAACAGCTAGAAAGAGCTGGCATCCCCCGTAACGAAAGCCAAACATTGAGAGAATATGCAATCCATGTAGATAATCTTTACAATTCGACTGATATGCAAAAACTCACTCTTAGTTATGAAAATGTTATTTATCAAAACCATCCTGCTACATCGGAATGGAGCAAGTCCATACAATTATGGGAAAAACTCATGAAAAAAGCATCCTCTTCACCCAAGTCGAATGAATTTGATACGTTCATTTGA
- a CDS encoding GNAT family N-acetyltransferase — protein sequence MKLVGQQIYLRLYKISDASELAKLHTRNREFFQRVCPLLPEAFYTEEHQKIRIEQALKKTDEGQLYAFGIFLKATDKLIGDISLTQIARGNVQSCYTGFTLDKEYNAKGHTTEALQLVVDFAFRELTLHRIEAGSMPDNIASIRVLEKVGFKKEGIAKENVKINGKWTDHQILAIINSLDV from the coding sequence ATGAAACTAGTAGGACAACAAATATATCTTCGACTTTACAAGATTTCTGACGCCAGCGAGTTAGCTAAATTACATACTAGAAATCGCGAATTTTTTCAACGAGTTTGCCCATTACTCCCAGAAGCCTTTTATACAGAAGAACATCAAAAAATACGAATTGAACAGGCATTAAAAAAGACAGATGAAGGGCAATTATATGCTTTTGGAATCTTTTTAAAAGCAACTGATAAACTTATCGGAGACATTTCATTAACTCAAATTGCTAGGGGAAACGTCCAAAGCTGTTATACGGGATTTACTTTAGATAAGGAGTATAATGCAAAGGGCCATACAACAGAAGCTCTTCAACTTGTTGTAGACTTTGCTTTTAGAGAATTAACACTACATAGAATTGAAGCAGGATCTATGCCTGACAATATAGCATCTATTCGTGTATTAGAAAAAGTAGGGTTTAAAAAAGAAGGTATAGCTAAAGAAAATGTAAAGATTAATGGCAAATGGACAGATCATCAAATATTAGCTATCATCAACAGCTTGGATGTGTAA
- a CDS encoding DUF559 domain-containing protein — MTTKNFYDPDNDNKRKKYANKLERNVYDHLRYMGLSPTVQEKVGKYRLDFVIFGANGKKLCIEVDGYIFHNTPEAKKKDKIRDAYLRKMGWEVLRLSDWQLKENLYACMRKIETKLYEMDLLPEHHPSMQLKLKHK, encoded by the coding sequence ATTACTACAAAAAATTTCTATGATCCTGACAATGATAACAAAAGAAAAAAATATGCAAATAAATTAGAACGGAACGTTTATGACCACTTAAGATACATGGGCCTTTCTCCAACAGTACAAGAGAAGGTAGGCAAATATCGATTAGACTTCGTGATATTTGGGGCGAACGGAAAAAAATTATGTATTGAAGTAGATGGCTATATTTTTCATAACACGCCTGAAGCTAAGAAAAAAGATAAAATTCGTGATGCTTATCTAAGAAAAATGGGATGGGAAGTTTTACGGCTTAGTGATTGGCAATTAAAAGAAAATTTATATGCATGTATGAGAAAAATTGAAACTAAGTTATATGAAATGGATCTGTTACCTGAACACCATCCTAGTATGCAATTAAAACTGAAACACAAATAA
- a CDS encoding AAA family ATPase — MKTILIIIRGNSGSGKSTVARQLQLLLENALLVPQDVVRRDMLRVKDNVGNLSVELIKQIVLCGMNKVNYVIVEGILSTSKYKTMLTELIGTFEETHVYYYDISLKETIARHKTKPNKNDFGETELTAWYTAKDFLDLPNEKTISETMSVDETVKMIISDIKTVSKTYEENLHE; from the coding sequence ATGAAAACGATTTTAATAATTATTCGTGGAAACTCAGGATCCGGAAAAAGCACAGTAGCCAGACAACTACAGCTACTCCTAGAAAACGCGCTATTAGTTCCACAAGATGTGGTTCGTAGAGATATGCTTCGCGTAAAAGATAATGTCGGGAACTTGTCTGTTGAACTTATCAAACAAATCGTACTGTGCGGTATGAATAAAGTGAACTATGTAATTGTAGAAGGCATTCTAAGCACTAGTAAGTACAAAACTATGCTTACAGAACTAATTGGTACATTTGAAGAAACTCACGTCTATTACTATGACATTTCTCTCAAAGAAACAATAGCTCGACATAAAACCAAGCCCAACAAAAATGATTTTGGCGAAACTGAACTAACGGCTTGGTACACTGCTAAAGATTTTCTAGATTTACCAAACGAGAAAACTATTTCCGAAACTATGTCAGTAGATGAAACTGTCAAAATGATTATCTCTGATATTAAGACTGTTTCTAAAACATATGAAGAAAATCTTCACGAATAA